From the genome of Mycobacterium sp. 050128, one region includes:
- a CDS encoding PPE family protein → MDYGAVPPEITSALMYTGPGSGPLMAAAAGWDGLAAELATAASGYSSVISELTSGPWIGPTSASMISAVSPFVSWLGAAGTQAEETATQARAAAAAFEVAFMATVPPPVVAANRVLLATLIATNFFGQNTPAIAATEAQYMEMWAQDAAAMFGYAAASAVATELTPFTPSPRTTDPEGTSNQAQAVAKAASEPAGQSGQTAANATTQAAATNAVPQASQQVSINAAAAADPAAAAQNPPWWSNWFTIPTPDNPMGWGPSVPQTIFKQLSGLPYFGTGLGAFGYSIQQQTTFGLGTTAGATGAWYPTPQFSGLAALGGGHPGGVAATAHLATSVKVGGLSVPNSWGNATPAALEEQAIHATTVNYAASATGPANNGVLQGMPMTGAGRRAATGFTHKYGFKRNVLIRPPSAG, encoded by the coding sequence ATGGACTACGGTGCCGTACCGCCAGAGATCACGTCGGCCCTGATGTATACGGGTCCGGGATCGGGACCGCTGATGGCCGCGGCCGCAGGCTGGGATGGGCTGGCGGCAGAGTTGGCAACCGCGGCCAGCGGCTACAGCTCGGTGATTTCCGAACTGACCAGCGGGCCCTGGATCGGGCCGACGTCGGCGTCGATGATTTCAGCGGTGTCCCCATTCGTGAGTTGGCTCGGCGCGGCGGGCACCCAGGCTGAGGAGACCGCCACACAGGCCCGGGCTGCCGCAGCCGCGTTCGAGGTGGCGTTCATGGCGACGGTCCCCCCGCCGGTGGTCGCGGCCAACCGGGTGTTGTTGGCGACCCTGATCGCGACCAACTTCTTCGGCCAGAACACCCCGGCGATCGCGGCGACCGAGGCCCAGTACATGGAGATGTGGGCCCAGGACGCCGCCGCCATGTTCGGCTACGCCGCCGCATCGGCGGTCGCGACGGAACTGACCCCGTTCACGCCTTCGCCGCGAACCACCGATCCCGAGGGCACGTCGAACCAGGCGCAAGCGGTGGCGAAAGCCGCCTCCGAGCCCGCGGGCCAGTCCGGGCAGACCGCGGCCAACGCCACCACGCAAGCGGCCGCCACCAACGCGGTTCCGCAAGCGTCGCAACAAGTCTCGATAAACGCGGCTGCGGCAGCCGATCCGGCGGCGGCCGCGCAGAATCCGCCGTGGTGGTCCAATTGGTTCACCATCCCCACTCCGGACAACCCGATGGGATGGGGTCCCAGCGTCCCGCAGACCATCTTCAAACAGCTCAGCGGCCTTCCCTACTTCGGGACGGGCTTGGGCGCCTTCGGCTATTCCATCCAGCAGCAGACGACGTTCGGTTTGGGAACGACGGCCGGCGCCACCGGTGCGTGGTATCCGACGCCGCAGTTTTCCGGTCTGGCAGCGCTGGGCGGTGGCCACCCCGGTGGCGTCGCGGCCACCGCGCACCTGGCCACCTCGGTCAAGGTCGGCGGACTCTCGGTGCCCAACTCGTGGGGCAACGCCACACCCGCCGCGCTCGAAGAACAAGCCATCCATGCCACCACCGTCAACTATGCCGCCAGCGCGACCGGTCCCGCGAACAACGGGGTCCTGCAGGGCATGCCGATGACCGGCGCGGGGCGACGCGCCGCCACCGGCTTCACCCACAAATACGGCTTCAAACGCAACGTACTTATCCGACCACCATCGGCAGGATGA
- a CDS encoding PPE family protein, with the protein MSIDFGALPPEITSARLYGGAGATSLITASSAWNSLAAELNSAAMGYENVITQLSSEDWLGPASAKAVQALTPYVTWVKTAAAEAEHAAQQLSAASAAFETAFSSAVPPPVVAQNRALLAQAMATNVLGQNSGLIAQLESQYGHMWEQDATTMYRYAAQSASATKVTPFKSAPEVTDPAGQAKQGEATSSAAATGAGNAANSTANAITQTPSTLQSAATPAAAAAAATTPTDPFTELWFLLTGQTTLPTSFATFVNGLSPFAGFAYNTEGLPYFSVGMGNSGVQIAKSTGALGGAAASAASAAPKGLAGLGGMLGGGATHAAPAVAAGLGNAASVGRLSVPALWTGAAPAISHAAAVPVSAISAAPEPGSGNLLGGMPLAGMGGAHGVGGSGPRYGFKPTVMARPPFAG; encoded by the coding sequence ATGTCGATTGATTTTGGGGCGTTGCCGCCAGAGATCACCTCTGCGCGCCTATATGGGGGCGCGGGTGCGACGTCGTTGATCACGGCATCCTCGGCGTGGAATTCCCTTGCGGCCGAGCTGAATTCGGCTGCGATGGGCTACGAGAACGTGATCACTCAGCTATCGAGTGAGGACTGGCTGGGGCCGGCCTCGGCGAAGGCCGTCCAGGCGCTGACTCCGTATGTGACATGGGTGAAAACCGCTGCGGCTGAGGCCGAGCACGCCGCTCAGCAGTTGTCCGCGGCCTCCGCGGCGTTCGAGACAGCGTTTTCCTCGGCGGTGCCGCCGCCGGTTGTCGCGCAAAATCGCGCCCTGTTGGCCCAGGCCATGGCAACCAACGTGCTGGGCCAAAACAGCGGGCTGATCGCTCAGCTCGAATCGCAATACGGTCACATGTGGGAGCAGGACGCCACCACGATGTACCGCTACGCCGCTCAGTCCGCCTCCGCGACCAAGGTGACCCCGTTCAAATCGGCGCCGGAGGTCACCGACCCCGCCGGCCAGGCCAAGCAGGGCGAGGCGACCTCGTCTGCGGCCGCAACCGGAGCCGGCAATGCCGCGAATTCGACGGCCAACGCGATCACCCAGACACCCAGCACGCTGCAGTCGGCGGCGACGCCCGCTGCGGCTGCCGCGGCGGCCACCACGCCCACGGACCCGTTCACCGAACTGTGGTTCCTGTTGACCGGGCAGACGACGTTGCCCACCAGCTTCGCCACGTTCGTCAACGGTCTGAGCCCGTTCGCCGGTTTTGCCTATAACACCGAGGGTCTGCCGTACTTCTCCGTCGGTATGGGTAACAGTGGTGTGCAGATCGCCAAAAGCACCGGCGCCCTCGGAGGTGCGGCCGCCAGCGCGGCGTCCGCGGCACCCAAGGGCCTGGCCGGTCTGGGCGGCATGCTCGGCGGCGGCGCGACCCATGCGGCGCCGGCGGTGGCAGCCGGCCTGGGCAACGCAGCCTCCGTCGGCCGACTCTCGGTCCCGGCCCTGTGGACCGGCGCCGCGCCGGCGATCAGCCACGCCGCGGCCGTGCCGGTCAGCGCCATCAGCGCGGCTCCGGAACCCGGCTCGGGCAACCTGCTCGGCGGTATGCCCCTGGCCGGCATGGGCGGCGCCCACGGCGTCGGCGGCTCGGGCCCCCGCTACGGCTTCAAGCCGACCGTTATGGCCCGCCCGCCCTTCGCCGGCTAA